The DNA window CTCCAGGTGAAAAGACAAACAACCACCTATACATCTATGTTTTAATGGGTAAAATTTGAGGACGGCCCATTAAATTAGTCTGTCTTATTGGCAGGTGTCTGGGAGTGGGGACAATATGGTCGAATGCCAGTTGGAGACTCATAGCAACAAGATGGTGACGTTTAAATTCGACATTGAAGGAGATGCACCAGAGGACATAGCAGATTATATGGTGGGCAACTAATTTGCTGTCACAGCTAAAAAGTATTTATAACCTTTCATTTTTTAACTGCTGCTTGCCTCCTTTTTCAGGTTGAAGAGGACTTTGTCCTAGATATAGAGAAAGAAAAATTTGTTGAGGAGCTCCAAGCCATAGTTAAAAAGGCACAAGAAAATCTTCAAACACATTCACTGGTATGTTAATTTACagctatttttttcccctctattATTATGTCATTGATAGAACATAAATAACTTAGAATTTTCATTTCTGTATCAGACTGGATCAACAGACCAGCTGCATGTCAGCACTCCCAGTAGCTCCTCAGGTGGGTAATAAATAAGCAGCTGAAGACACAGGCACTGCAAAGAAAATAGTGCATGTTATGTTGTGAATAATAACACGTTTTAATAATCTTTAGTCGACTCAGTGCCCTATTCTTCTCCAGTGGGACGCTGGCGCTTCTTCATCAACCAGACCATCCGACACAGAGACTCTTTATCCAGCCAAGGAGCGGCCACCCCTTTACCCACATCAGATACAAAGACATCCCAATCCCTTAAAacagagacaggtgagctgtgtgtgaAGTCtcaattaattattattttgcCACAACTTGCATGATACTTTATTTTTAGACTGTGTGTTACAAGTTAACTTTATGTGCAGCTTCTACGGTGACAGCTGTTGCCATCTCAAAAATATTTATGCAAATTTTTGGAGTTTAAACACAGGGGCACATATTTTCTTAACAGTTAAATTCAAAAATATCACACAGGCAACGTTTGTCTCTCTATATTATTTAGTTTGAGGCAAGCTATTGCAAGTTGTAGATGTTGTAATTTCAGGACAAGGTTTGGTGAGCTGGCAAGCTCAAATCAATGACTTGTATTTTGTGCATTCATAGAAAATGAAGGACCACAGAGTCTGGAATCTTTAAATGGAATGTCCTCTCCCCCATGTCCAAGTCATTCTGCAACCTCTCCTGCCTCAATGCAGccctcagctctgcctcctATCAGTGCTCCCTCTGGTAGCATTTCTGCCCCGGCCTCCACTTTTGAAGCCAGTGTCCCATTTGCACCTgttgctgagctgctgccaccAGGTCCCAGTGAGCAGGTCTCTAGCGCTCCCTCATCAATACtagttcctgctgctgtgaacaTACCCACGTtgtccactgctgctgccattAAGTCTCCAACGCTCACCACCCTTCACCTGGATGTGCTTTCTTCTGCTGACATGAGTGGTTGTTCCATTTTAGGTAATGCACCAGACCCATCTCcagcctcttttctttctcccactcttcctcctctgtctgctgctgcgaTGATCTCCTCGGCAGTGAGCCAGCTtggtgcagagcagcagttGACACTCAACCCAGTCTCTAAACAAACACAGGCCCAACTTCAGCCGACACCTGTAGTTCAGCAGCAGTTGTACACAATAATGGCTGAACAgcagacacaacagacacaGCATCCAGTTCCGATGCAACATTTACAATCACAACATCGGGCATTCCAAGAGCAAgcacagctccagcaggaccGCAAACTGCAACAATCCTTAACCTTACAGCAACAGCAGACAATGCAGAAGCAAATACCACAATCTAATGTGACAGAAGTGCCAGTGTTGCCCCAGCTGGATCATCCAGAACTGCCAGTGCCCCTGCAGCAGTCCCAACAAGCTCTTCCTCAACAGCCACCACAACAATATGCCCAACacttgctgcagcagcaacagttacAGCAGATGCCGCAGCAAGGTATGGCACCCCAAGCTGCAGCGCAACAGCAGGGCCACATcgatcaccagcagcagcaaatgcCCCTTCAAGAGACACTGCAGTTCCAGCAACAACAAAtggcactgcagcagcagcagcagcagcagcagcagcagcagcagcagcacagcagcagcagcagcagcaagcagcagcagcagcagcagcagcagcagcagcagcagcagcagcagatgtttatGTCTGCTGCCATTTTAAAACCAGACCAAACACAGTTGCTGCCCTTGCCAGGTAGTCAGCAACtgtttcagcagcagccatTGCTCAATGTTGTTCCGGTACAATCCCAGCAGACGCTGGTGCAACAGACCCACGTTCCTGCTGAGGCGGTGGAGCAAAATGTACATACGCACCTGAAGCTGCAACATtttgatcagcagcagcaagaaaTGGTCAAAGCTACGGAGGCACCCCcgatgcagcagcagcggccacTGCAGAAGCAATCCTCTTTGCAAATGTCAGAGTCTGAGGCATCAGCAGGAGACACGAGTGTCACAGAGGACATGTGCAGCCACTCTGCTTCTTTTTACCCTACTTCTgactcctctctgccccctctccaTCCGAGCACAGCCGAAGCCCCCACGCCTGCCCTCTCCCACGCGCTGACACCTTCACCTGCTCAGCCCTCCTCAGTCGCTGAGTCAGACAGTGAAGGCCCTCCCAAAATTGAATATGTAGACAACCGCATAAAGACTCTGGATGAAAAGCTGAGGAACCTGTTATATCAGGAGTATAGCAGTGGGGCACCAATGACTGGGGGAGCAGCCTCCGGCCCTGCATCCACTGCCTCCTCATCAGTAGGAGGTGACAAGCTATCTGAGCCACAGTCCTTCCCTCCACCAGCCTCGTCCTCGGATACTTCTCCTCACTCTTCGTCATCCTCTACCTCTTCCACTACATCCCGCTCCTCTTCAACCTCTCCTGGACCACCAGAGAGAGTCGGGGCAGGGAAGGAAGGACCCAGTGTTTCAGAGCCGCTCACAATGGAGGAACAACCTAGCACTTCTATCCCCTCTACTtctacctcctccacccctcctacTTCTTTAATGCCCCCCAAGCAGCTAGACTGTACAGGACCTCAGAAACCACCTgtaccaggagaaccaaccattCTTGTGAGTGATCAAAATCGTTCTCTTATAAAACTAATTCCGAGTGTGTCGATAATACATTTCTCTACTTTTGGAAGGAAATTTACCTCAAACATAGTATAGTTTACCAAAAAACAGTATCTTTTACAATGGGTGAAAGGAGTTAAAGTAGATCTATGAAACCCTCATGTTGTCTTCTAAATGTTCTAGGCTGTATCACCACACTCTGACACTAGCACACCTGGAGACACATCGTGGCAGTCTGGGCAACACCCCATCCCTCTACGACATGGAGAGCAGAAGCACAATGCAGGAGGTGGATATTTTGGCCTAAACCTGACATGTCCTAGTATGAGAAATCCTGTTAGCAAGAAATCCTGGACTCGCAAATTCAAATACTGGGCGTGCAAACTGCGCCACTCCTCCAGCTTGTTCAAGAAGCCCAGGGTCTTGCAAGGTAGCGTCCTTTTAGGGATCAAAcaagtgagagaaagagagagagaatgggatgTTGGGGCATGGACTACATCTGATGTCTGTATTAGTTTTTAACATAGTAAAGAATATTAACTGTTAATTTTAAAGTATACTGTTGTTAATAGCTAATAATCCTGTTTTGATATTGTGCTTATTGTGTCCATTTAATGTCAGTGTTGACAACaacactttttcttttccattcaaTTTgtctaatttatttaatttgactCTCATTAAAATCTTTCTTTTTGCATGGGTTACTCACCCAGGGGCCAGAACAGTGGAGAGTAGTGGAGGGTGGCTGGATGAGCTCTGGAGTAAAGCCCAGCTGTGCCTGTGCCTCAGACATAATCCCTGTCACCCCCCAGCCCTCTTTTTTAACCCCCACTTTTCAGTCACTGCCATCAACAACCATCTCACCTCTCCCCCACCCAACTTAACCCAGATAAGACAAACGCTATGCTGCTAAACCGATATTAGATCATCTGTCACCATTCATAATTTCTGTATCCATTCTGTGTCATCTCAGAAAGCAGAACATTGCTGCACCAAGACCGTTGTATGCTGCAGTCTTGGTGGATACTCTATTATTCATGCATTTTAAGTTCATTTGAACAGTAAATTCTATGGCGTGCATCATCCAGGATTTATGAATTGCTGCCAGGTTCTGCTGTGTAATTTCCATCTGTCCTGCATGTTTCTTGTTGCTGTATGTTTAACAGTACCTCACagcatctttttattttttgcctcAAGAGTACAAGCATGTGTGACTAATAATGAGTTCTTGTTTGATGCTTAACACTATTGCAGTGAAATGTGCTAATATAATAACCCCAAATATCACGTAAGCTGAACAACACTAGTTAAGATCTGAGCCCAGATCCTAAATGTGTTAGACTGTTTTAACATGGAAAACAATGGGTCAGTGTGAATGAGGGAGTGGGTGAGTGGGGATACCATGTTAGTAGCCATTTCACaatatgtttattttccatGCTTACAATAGTTATGTTTTTAATACTAAATACCGCTCATTCTCACATTTACTCATATACATGTATTTATATACACGCAGCTTCTTGCACTTGTTAGTTTAGTTGTTATATTCTAATATTGTGCTTTTATCCATGCCCACATCTGTctgtgtgctcctctgtgtttcttGGTTTATattttttcctgtctgttgtttgtgtgttatatttacatttatacctttctttctttctgtcttgcTATTCTTGGTTCTTTGGTTTCCTTTTGTCCATGTCAGGACGCTCCAGCAGTGAAGGACTTAAGGAAGACAAAGAGGTTTCACCACTAAATTCACCTTCACACAAAGGAAGATTTCAGGTGGGACCAGTGCTTTGGGCTTTGTCACTGATTATTTTCAGCCTTTATTGTATAGTGGACAAAACATTAAATATGTGTTGTGCCCCTTTATCCCGTCAGGTGACTCCAGTACCTCACTCCTCTCCCCCAAAGGATACAACATCAAGCCATGTTGGTACTCACAGGAAAGTGGGACGCTTTTCTGTCACCAAGGCGGAGACTCGGAAGGAGGACTGGCTGACCGACAGCTCCCCTGTGTCTCCTGatttggagagggagaggagaactCAcgcaaaggaggaagagaaagaggaacgtAAAAGGGTGTCAGCAATGGCTCACCTGCCTCGAGGAAATGGGCACAACCACTCGCCGCTGGGCAGCAGtgacgatgatgaggatgatgagagtGAGCTGGAGGATGAAGAACTGAGACGGGAACTGCACAGGCTCAGAGAGAAGTAAGTCTTCTAAGTGAAACCTTGAAGTCTTGGTTGAGTAACAGTGGATGCAGGCGTCACCTAGGGCACATTTTAATGCCACAACGTTGAGCTACATTCTCCTTGATATCTTTGTCATAATTAAGATTGCATTTAATCCCTAATCTTTAACCTGTTTGTGGACTTGGGAAAAATTCAGAAATTCTTCCTCTGACTTTGCAGCTATATGGCTGCTGTGATGAGCACTACAAGTTTGAAACTTTACAGGATATTTTATTAATAGTTATTTCCCAGGGGTGGAAACGACACAGAAATGTCGGTTGGAAATACAAACAGCAATGCTCGATCAGACCAGCCACATTTGCTGCAGTCAGTTTTGGCCTAGGGCTCTAGATTCTTCCGAGTCTAGACTTACCTTCACAGTGGAGGGAgtacatatatttttttccctttttccctaTAGGCACATCAAGGAAGTGGTTTCCCTTCAGGCCCAGCAAAACCGAGAGCTGCAGGACTTATACAGACAGCTGCGTTCCTTTAAAGACCAAAGGCAGAGTTTGCCTGCCTCGCTGTCACGAGCACCTCTTCCCGCAGCGCCCGCTGTCCTCTCTCCTCGTAGGCACAGGCCAGCCAAAAGCAAGCTTCGGCCCAGGCCTCATTCGCACATGGATAACAATGGTGTCACACATTCTGGTATGGCCTGGATCCACTCCCACACTTTCTCCTCTCACTCGCACTTTGCCTCTCTGTAATggtgtcatgtttttcctgcatGTAGGCCTGCAGCAACCAAGCAATTTCTCAGGTAGTGAACAGAGCAGACTCCCCCACTGCTGTAACCCTGAGCAGCACACTTCACTTCCACTGCCCGCTAAAGAAGGTACAGTAGGTTGTGAAATGGTTAAATTGGCTTTGTCCACCTTATCCATTTTCCTTAATTCAACAAATTCTGTAATTGTGAAAGACTCCGTGGAATAATGCGTCCCCTCCATGTTCTGCAGATAACAATCCTTTAAGAAAATGCACATTCACAGATGAACTGCACAAACTTGTTGATAACTGGACAAAGGAGACGATGGACCCTACCCCTCACAGACCCTCTCTCAATCAGATTAAGCAGATTCAGCAGGAGTTAGGAGGCTGGTGTCAACAAAGTGAGGTAGGAAGAAAATGGTGGCAATCATCATTAATCAATATAACCAATTTGATGATTATGTTGTACTTTGTGTTAACAAGTATTGACCTGTGTATTCTCCTAGGTGCCTCCATCGGGTTGGTTTTCGATGGCACCTCAGAACCCCGTGGGAG is part of the Takifugu flavidus isolate HTHZ2018 chromosome 8, ASM371156v2, whole genome shotgun sequence genome and encodes:
- the si:dkey-151g10.3 gene encoding serine/threonine-protein kinase WNK3 isoform X9 codes for the protein MATDPGEPTGTEDSAEKPDGQREEGRARPQRERTLSTPSNFPSSGNQERNPTTGEDGGILGEGGGGRKGEPSQVRDKKPVRMISFSTPSLPDSTGPKQLRREKRFFRKSVEICEEADDVEVPPEAPHSAPHSALHASDSVFAGAVLPQGAASPAAPGHDPSCPGSSQEADRDAPSTTANQRGKEREREQEEEAEMKAVATSPGGRFLKFDIELGRGAFKTVYKGLDTETWVEVAWCELQDRKLTKAEQQRFKEEAEMLKGLQHPNIVRFYDSWESVLRGKKCIVLVTELMTSGTLKTYLKRFKVMKPKVLRSWCRQILKGLHFLHTRTPPIVHRDLKCDNIFITGPTGSVKIGDLGLATLMRTSFAKSVIGTPEFMAPEMYEEHYDESVDVYAFGMCMLEMATSEYPYSECQNAAQIYRKVTSGIKPASFDKVNDPEIKEIIEGCIRQNKSQRLSIRDLLNHAFFGEDTGVRVELAEEDTGTQDCLALRIWVDEPKKLKGKHKDNEAIEFSYDLENDVAEEVALEMVKSGFFHESDAKVVGKSIRDRVNLIKKSRERRQQQQLLQQQQQGLEERRDSAFTSSTFAHPSWPSSSGPGAAGQTGGGGQESEEPSDGDQHIKQHYIFSGTTPNLPEDESIGSASCESYASGQSHYSHQGEFYSHSQTFPAVAPSCSTPSRPQMVPIGESGSVPNLPVGQSASMSSMSVGQSGGGAAAQTFLQPNPMVPQVSPSVQQQYFQDGLYLSSTERHSSSGSVPANGEESLLLANGKLDRLKSQRRASALRPEKVSHQFQLTMLQVSGSGDNMVECQLETHSNKMVTFKFDIEGDAPEDIADYMVEEDFVLDIEKEKFVEELQAIVKKAQENLQTHSLTGSTDQLHVSTPSSSSVDSVPYSSPVGRWRFFINQTIRHRDSLSSQGAATPLPTSDTKTSQSLKTETENEGPQSLESLNGMSSPPCPSHSATSPASMQPSALPPISAPSGSISAPASTFEASVPFAPVAELLPPGPSEQVSSAPSSILVPAAVNIPTLSTAAAIKSPTLTTLHLDVLSSADMSGCSILGNAPDPSPASFLSPTLPPLSAAAMISSAVSQLGAEQQLTLNPVSKQTQAQLQPTPVVQQQLYTIMAEQQTQQTQHPVPMQHLQSQHRAFQEQAQLQQDRKLQQSLTLQQQQTMQKQIPQSNVTEVPVLPQLDHPELPVPLQQSQQALPQQPPQQYAQHLLQQQQLQQMPQQGMAPQAAAQQQGHIDHQQQQMPLQETLQFQQQQMALQQQQQQQQQQQQQHSSSSSSKQQQQQQQQQQQQQQQMFMSAAILKPDQTQLLPLPGSQQLFQQQPLLNVVPVQSQQTLVQQTHVPAEAVEQNVHTHLKLQHFDQQQQEMVKATEAPPMQQQRPLQKQSSLQMSESEASAGDTSVTEDMCSHSASFYPTSDSSLPPLHPSTAEAPTPALSHALTPSPAQPSSVAESDSEGPPKIEYVDNRIKTLDEKLRNLLYQEYSSGAPMTGGAASGPASTASSSVGGDKLSEPQSFPPPASSSDTSPHSSSSSTSSTTSRSSSTSPGPPERVGAGKEGPSVSEPLTMEEQPSTSIPSTSTSSTPPTSLMPPKQLDCTGPQKPPVPGEPTILAVSPHSDTSTPGDTSWQSGQHPIPLRHGEQKHNAGGGYFGLNLTCPSMRNPVSKKSWTRKFKYWACKLRHSSSLFKKPRVLQGRSSSEGLKEDKEVSPLNSPSHKGRFQVTPVPHSSPPKDTTSSHVGTHRKVGRFSVTKAETRKEDWLTDSSPVSPDLERERRTHAKEEEKEERKRVSAMAHLPRGNGHNHSPLGSSDDDEDDESELEDEELRRELHRLREKHIKEVVSLQAQQNRELQDLYRQLRSFKDQRQSLPASLSRAPLPAAPAVLSPRRHRPAKSKLRPRPHSHMDNNGVTHSGLQQPSNFSGSEQSRLPHCCNPEQHTSLPLPAKEDNNPLRKCTFTDELHKLVDNWTKETMDPTPHRPSLNQIKQIQQELGGWCQQSEVPPSGWFSMAPQNPVGASSHYTCGGSLPTLNSSAPPSQTTLAQVPQMHPHQSVPLQQLAYQQSLLQQQIPQSQMQTPTQTQSLQQTQPLTPLSHSTPQSQPLLPPQIPTSQVPMVVPLLPGSGSTAHTDSSANTGGAFCSSSSSPSFSSAAALSSSAKIHPNPPTSTLPLGQK
- the si:dkey-151g10.3 gene encoding serine/threonine-protein kinase WNK3 isoform X8, yielding MATDPGEPTGTEDSAEKPDGQREEGRARPQRERTLSTPSNFPSSGNQERNPTTGEDGGILGEGGGGRKGEPSQVRDKKPVRMISFSTPSLPDSTGPKQLRREKRFFRKSVEICEEADDVEVPPEAPHSAPHSALHASDSVFAGAVLPQGAASPAAPGHDPSCPGSSQEADRDAPSTTANQRGKEREREQEEEAEMKAVATSPGGRFLKFDIELGRGAFKTVYKGLDTETWVEVAWCELQDRKLTKAEQQRFKEEAEMLKGLQHPNIVRFYDSWESVLRGKKCIVLVTELMTSGTLKTYLKRFKVMKPKVLRSWCRQILKGLHFLHTRTPPIVHRDLKCDNIFITGPTGSVKIGDLGLATLMRTSFAKSVIGTPEFMAPEMYEEHYDESVDVYAFGMCMLEMATSEYPYSECQNAAQIYRKVTSGIKPASFDKVNDPEIKEIIEGCIRQNKSQRLSIRDLLNHAFFGEDTGVRVELAEEDTGTQDCLALRIWVDEPKKLKGKHKDNEAIEFSYDLENDVAEEVALEMVKSGFFHESDAKVVGKSIRDRVNLIKKSRERRQQQQLLQQQQQGLEERRDSAFTSSTFAHPSWPSSSGPGAAGQTGGGGQESEEPSDGDQHIKQHYIFSGTTPNLPEDESIGSASCESYASGQSHYSHQGEFYSHSQTFPAVAPSCSTPSRPQMVPIGESGSVPNLPVGQSASMSSMSVGQSGGGAAAQTFLQPNPMVPQDGLYLSSTERHSSSGSVPANGEESLLLANGKLDRLKSQRRASALRPEKVSHQFQLTMLQVSGSGDNMVECQLETHSNKMVTFKFDIEGDAPEDIADYMVEEDFVLDIEKEKFVEELQAIVKKAQENLQTHSLTGSTDQLHVSTPSSSSVDSVPYSSPVGRWRFFINQTIRHRDSLSSQGAATPLPTSDTKTSQSLKTETENEGPQSLESLNGMSSPPCPSHSATSPASMQPSALPPISAPSGSISAPASTFEASVPFAPVAELLPPGPSEQVSSAPSSILVPAAVNIPTLSTAAAIKSPTLTTLHLDVLSSADMSGCSILGNAPDPSPASFLSPTLPPLSAAAMISSAVSQLGAEQQLTLNPVSKQTQAQLQPTPVVQQQLYTIMAEQQTQQTQHPVPMQHLQSQHRAFQEQAQLQQDRKLQQSLTLQQQQTMQKQIPQSNVTEVPVLPQLDHPELPVPLQQSQQALPQQPPQQYAQHLLQQQQLQQMPQQGMAPQAAAQQQGHIDHQQQQMPLQETLQFQQQQMALQQQQQQQQQQQQQHSSSSSSKQQQQQQQQQQQQQQQMFMSAAILKPDQTQLLPLPGSQQLFQQQPLLNVVPVQSQQTLVQQTHVPAEAVEQNVHTHLKLQHFDQQQQEMVKATEAPPMQQQRPLQKQSSLQMSESEASAGDTSVTEDMCSHSASFYPTSDSSLPPLHPSTAEAPTPALSHALTPSPAQPSSVAESDSEGPPKIEYVDNRIKTLDEKLRNLLYQEYSSGAPMTGGAASGPASTASSSVGGDKLSEPQSFPPPASSSDTSPHSSSSSTSSTTSRSSSTSPGPPERVGAGKEGPSVSEPLTMEEQPSTSIPSTSTSSTPPTSLMPPKQLDCTGPQKPPVPGEPTILAVSPHSDTSTPGDTSWQSGQHPIPLRHGEQKHNAGGGYFGLNLTCPSMRNPVSKKSWTRKFKYWACKLRHSSSLFKKPRVLQGRSSSEGLKEDKEVSPLNSPSHKGRFQVTPVPHSSPPKDTTSSHVGTHRKVGRFSVTKAETRKEDWLTDSSPVSPDLERERRTHAKEEEKEERKRVSAMAHLPRGNGHNHSPLGSSDDDEDDESELEDEELRRELHRLREKHIKEVVSLQAQQNRELQDLYRQLRSFKDQRQSLPASLSRAPLPAAPAVLSPRRHRPAKSKLRPRPHSHMDNNGVTHSGLQQPSNFSGSEQSRLPHCCNPEQHTSLPLPAKEGTVDNNPLRKCTFTDELHKLVDNWTKETMDPTPHRPSLNQIKQIQQELGGWCQQSEVPPSGWFSMAPQNPVGASSHYTCGGSLPTLNSSAPPSQTTLAQVPQMHPHQSVPLQQLAYQQSLLQQQIPQSQMQTPTQTQSLQQTQPLTPLSHSTPQSQPLLPPQIPTSQVPMVVPLLPGSGSTAHTDSSANTGGAFCSSSSSPSFSSAAALSSSAKIHPNPPTSTLPLGQK
- the si:dkey-151g10.3 gene encoding serine/threonine-protein kinase WNK3 isoform X7 — its product is MATDPGEPTGTEDSAEKPDGQREEGRARPQRERTLSTPSNFPSSGNQERNPTTGEDGGILGEGGGGRKGEPSQVRDKKPVRMISFSTPSLPDSTGPKQLRREKRFFRKSVEICEEADDVEVPPEAPHSAPHSALHASDSVFAGAVLPQGAASPAAPGHDPSCPGSSQEADRDAPSTTANQRGKEREREQEEEAEMKAVATSPGGRFLKFDIELGRGAFKTVYKGLDTETWVEVAWCELQDRKLTKAEQQRFKEEAEMLKGLQHPNIVRFYDSWESVLRGKKCIVLVTELMTSGTLKTYLKRFKVMKPKVLRSWCRQILKGLHFLHTRTPPIVHRDLKCDNIFITGPTGSVKIGDLGLATLMRTSFAKSVIGTPEFMAPEMYEEHYDESVDVYAFGMCMLEMATSEYPYSECQNAAQIYRKVTSGIKPASFDKVNDPEIKEIIEGCIRQNKSQRLSIRDLLNHAFFGEDTGVRVELAEEDTGTQDCLALRIWVDEPKKLKGKHKDNEAIEFSYDLENDVAEEVALEMVKSGFFHESDAKVVGKSIRDRVNLIKKSRERRQQQQLLQQQQQGLEERRDSAFTSSTFAHPSWPSSSGPGAAGQTGGGGQESEEPSDGDQHIKQHYIFSGTTPNLPEDESIGSASCESYASGQSHYSHQGEFYSHSQTFPAVAPSCSTPSRPQMVPIGESGSVPNLPVGQSASMSSMSVGQSGGGAAAQTFLQPNPMVPQVSPSVQQQYFQDGLYLSSTERHSSSGSVPANGEESLLLANGKLDRLKSQRRASALRPEKVSHQFQLTMLQVSGSGDNMVECQLETHSNKMVTFKFDIEGDAPEDIADYMVEEDFVLDIEKEKFVEELQAIVKKAQENLQTHSLTGSTDQLHVSTPSSSSVDSVPYSSPVGRWRFFINQTIRHRDSLSSQGAATPLPTSDTKTSQSLKTETENEGPQSLESLNGMSSPPCPSHSATSPASMQPSALPPISAPSGSISAPASTFEASVPFAPVAELLPPGPSEQVSSAPSSILVPAAVNIPTLSTAAAIKSPTLTTLHLDVLSSADMSGCSILGNAPDPSPASFLSPTLPPLSAAAMISSAVSQLGAEQQLTLNPVSKQTQAQLQPTPVVQQQLYTIMAEQQTQQTQHPVPMQHLQSQHRAFQEQAQLQQDRKLQQSLTLQQQQTMQKQIPQSNVTEVPVLPQLDHPELPVPLQQSQQALPQQPPQQYAQHLLQQQQLQQMPQQGMAPQAAAQQQGHIDHQQQQMPLQETLQFQQQQMALQQQQQQQQQQQQQHSSSSSSKQQQQQQQQQQQQQQQMFMSAAILKPDQTQLLPLPGSQQLFQQQPLLNVVPVQSQQTLVQQTHVPAEAVEQNVHTHLKLQHFDQQQQEMVKATEAPPMQQQRPLQKQSSLQMSESEASAGDTSVTEDMCSHSASFYPTSDSSLPPLHPSTAEAPTPALSHALTPSPAQPSSVAESDSEGPPKIEYVDNRIKTLDEKLRNLLYQEYSSGAPMTGGAASGPASTASSSVGGDKLSEPQSFPPPASSSDTSPHSSSSSTSSTTSRSSSTSPGPPERVGAGKEGPSVSEPLTMEEQPSTSIPSTSTSSTPPTSLMPPKQLDCTGPQKPPVPGEPTILAVSPHSDTSTPGDTSWQSGQHPIPLRHGEQKHNAGGGYFGLNLTCPSMRNPVSKKSWTRKFKYWACKLRHSSSLFKKPRVLQGRSSSEGLKEDKEVSPLNSPSHKGRFQVTPVPHSSPPKDTTSSHVGTHRKVGRFSVTKAETRKEDWLTDSSPVSPDLERERRTHAKEEEKEERKRVSAMAHLPRGNGHNHSPLGSSDDDEDDESELEDEELRRELHRLREKHIKEVVSLQAQQNRELQDLYRQLRSFKDQRQSLPASLSRAPLPAAPAVLSPRRHRPAKSKLRPRPHSHMDNNGVTHSGLQQPSNFSGSEQSRLPHCCNPEQHTSLPLPAKEGTVDNNPLRKCTFTDELHKLVDNWTKETMDPTPHRPSLNQIKQIQQELGGWCQQSEVPPSGWFSMAPQNPVGASSHYTCGGSLPTLNSSAPPSQTTLAQVPQMHPHQSVPLQQLAYQQSLLQQQIPQSQMQTPTQTQSLQQTQPLTPLSHSTPQSQPLLPPQIPTSQVPMVVPLLPGSGSTAHTDSSANTGGAFCSSSSSPSFSSAAALSSSAKIHPNPPTSTLPLGQK